The Jaculus jaculus isolate mJacJac1 chromosome 3, mJacJac1.mat.Y.cur, whole genome shotgun sequence genome includes the window TAAAAGGGATCATGCTTCATTCCTTGATAAAATCATATCTATGAAACAACTTGGAAATAGACGTGTTAGTTCAGTCCATTGTTTTCCTCATTATATGCTTTAACTTGCATAAAAGGGGCGGAGAATGACTTGCCTGGCATCTCCGATTGTCACTTACGGATGACGTGATTCACAGCATGAGCGTTGCTGCTCATGTTTTAATTAGGTGGAACCCCTGGGCATAACGGCATAAGGCTTTGCATATTGTTACTAAACGTGGACATGGTAGCGCATCATTCTTTGAGATAGTCTTTCGTGAGCTTACCTCTCATTCCTAAATAGCCTTTGCTCTCGTTAGCCTTCATGACTATCGCGGCAGCAGCGTTTACTAGAGAACAAGCGCCCTCCACCGAGTGTGCCCACTTCTCAGGCTCCCTGGGCTCAGAAGGGAGGAAGACTGCCTTGAAAATAAGAATTGAAAGCTATGTCAAGAAAAATTACCTTCTCTTTACCATGTTTACCACCAGTGCTTCTGCCGAGAGTGAATAACTGACCAGAATGGTGAGGCATGGTGGGAAGTGAAAGGCAAAACTACAGTTGCTTCAGTGGGCTTGCAGCCTCCTCCAGAACTCTTAACCCAGCCCCTGCTCCGCCGCAGAGAAATGTCCCCTGGGTCACGCCGCTTTGGCACTTGCGAAGAAGCTCTGGGTTGAGGCACACAGTGAGCCACCCAGTAGGAGATGCATCGGCCCCATGAAAGGAGAGTCTCTGGGCCCAGGGTGAGGACCTGGGGACAGCGACAAAGCCACTGAAGTGTTGGCTTTATCAGAACTGCACAGCTTCTCCAAAACTTACGCCCGAAGCGCACTCATTCGGAAGAGTGGCTGAAATGGGACCGGACGGGGCAGCTGCAACCGCCCAGCCCTGGCCTGACTCCGGGCCACGCTGGCAAGTGCTCAAGCTCGAGGCTTCCTGAAGCTGGTGCAGACCGAGGTGAGACGGAGACAGCAGCGGTGAAGCGGCCAAGACCTGGGCTCGAGGTGCTGCTCAGAGCCACAGCATTTGCCCAGCAGGTTTgaggccatgaaaaaaaaaaaaaaagtttaagagaaTCCTTGGGAGAAAGATGCACCTAGAGACTTTGAACACCTTCGATGCGTTGCTGGGATCAAGGAGAAGTGGCTTTGTGGGAAGAGGAGCAGACTCGGGAAACGCCCGAGGAGACCCCAGCATCTCATTGCTGGTGGACCAGGAAATCTCAGTCTAACAATTGGCTGAGGGAACATAAATTGAACAACTTTACCAGCTataagcctcaaaaaaaaaaaaaagtggactttGGAGAAAGTATCCAGCATAGTTAGTAAGCAAAAAAACAccaccaggagctggagagatgacttagtggttaaatgcttgcctgagaagcctaaggacccgggtttgaagctcaattccccaggacccacgttagccagatgcacaaaggggcgcacgcatctggagttcctttgcagtgactgaaggccctggcacgcccattctctctttctctgcctctttctctctctgtctgtcgctctcaaataaataaataaaaattattttttaaaaaataaaacaccaccaAGCTCTAAGACAGAGGACCTGACCTCTGGATTTGCCATATTATACTATTTTAAGGGCTTGGTtcttagcaaaatatttttttattaaaaggcATACTAAGAAGCAATGAGGAATTAAGCAGACCCAAATGTCTCTGTTCACGAACTCTGTAAACATATGGTGAAGAGCTAGGGTCTTCTGAAAGACAGAACAGGAAGGAAGATCCCAAAGAGCCTCTGAACCCAAGATTAACTTCTGTGTCAAAACCAAAGACATCACAAGAAAAGGGTACCTGGATACCTACTCTAAAAATAGACACCAAAAACCTCCCAAGCACACAATTCCACCTCACTCTGAAGGTATGACGCAAACAGCACAGGAATGCAGATCCCAGGAATACAGGGTCACAACAAACATGGAAGTCAGTCAAATTCACACATGGTCAGGTACATGAGCATGTCTGTTGCAAGAAAGACTTCTGCTTAGGACTGTGTGCGTAACTCACTTATAGACTCCTTGCCTAGCAagcgtgaggccctgggtttaatcccagggcttagataaaaaaaataaataaaaaataaaacctaatatGCACCTAGTTAAATCTAAACTTTctctaggatttaaaaaaaaaggggggggtctggggaaatggcttagcagttaaggcgtttgcccttgaagcctaggaccccggttcaatcccccaggaccgatgcacaagggggcgcacgcatctggagttcctttgcagtggctggaggccctggtgcgcccattctctctttctctctatctgcttctttctctctgtctcgcaaataagtaaataattaaataaaatttttttttaacttagcaaagaAGAATAAAAGTGAATTTAACTTCTTTGGGAAAATACCAAATGGCAGATGATGCTGGTTCAACGGGAGGACCTGGGGGGCCCGGGGGCCAGGGCCTGGGAAGCCGCAGTGGTTTGTGAAGGGCAGCCAGTCTCCAGGCCGTGGTGGGTCATGGACGTGGCCGTGGTTGGAGCTGAGGCCGCCGGGCTCGTGGAGGCAAAGCCGAAGACAGGAGTGGATCCCGGTCACCAAGCTGGGATGCCTGGTCAGGGATATGAAGATCAAGTCCTGGAGGAGATCTATCTGTTCTCCCTGCCCATCAAGGAGTCTAAGATGATCAACTTCTTGGGCGTGCCCCTTAAGGATGAGGTTTTGAAGATCAGGCCAGTGCAAAAGCAGACTCGCGCTGGTTAGTTGACCAGATTCAAGGCTTTTGTCGCCATTGGGGACTACAATGGTCACGTCGGCCTGGGTGTCAAGTGCTCTAAGGCGGTAGCCACTGCCATCCGAGGGGCCATCATCCTGGCCAAGCTCTCCATTGTGCCTGTCTGGAGAGGCTACTGGGGGGAACAAGGTCGGCAAGCCCCACACAGTCCCCTGTAAAGTGACAGGCCACTGTGGTTCTGTGCTGGTGcgccttatccctgcccccaggGGCACTGGCATTGTCTCTGCCCCCGTGCCCAAGAAGCTGCTGATGGCTGGTATTGATGACTGCTACACTTTAGCCAGGAGCTGcactgccaccctgggcaacGTTGCTAAGACCTACCTGACCCCTGACCTCTGGAAAGAGACTGTGTTCACCAAGTCTCCctaccaggaattcactgaccgtcttgtgaaaacccacaccagagtctcaatgcagaggacccaggctccagctgTGGCTACCACATAGGGATTTTATACAGGAAGACAAAAGTGGATTaagcctatttaaaaaaaaaaaaagtaaatttaaccTGATAGAGGGAATCTATAGAAAATGGTCAAAAACATCACACACAATggcaaatgaaggaaagaaagctgtCTTCTTTAGATGAGAGGCGGGACGTGGGTGTCCATGCTTGCCACCTTAAAGCAACAGTTCTGGAGATCCCAACCAGGACGTTTTGTCTGCCCGTTTGCTTGTTTCCTAGCAAGAAAAAAGTTCAAGGTATGTAGTTtggacagagaaaaaaattaaactatctgtgttttatttatttatttttttttaatttaatttattagttttcttttcagtaaatacaggcagtttggtaccattatttaggctcatctgtgatctaccccctcccattagaccctccttattattgaaaatgggtcgtgcattgtggagttagtccccagttattagtatgataaatgtctctgaaaatcatgacccaacatgtaactctgacattctatcTGTGTTTTAGATGATGTGATATTGGATAAAGAAAATCATCAAGGATACACTATGATGGTTAGCcttctgtgttttgaatgctttgtttccagctggtggcagtttgagaggtggagccttgctggaggaggtgtgttaatGGGCtggaccttgaggcttattagcccAGCTTACACATGCCAGCCAGCGCACAGTCTTGCCACTTCTTGCCTGCTGTGGGGACAGAGGCAacacccaccctctgctcatgccatgctttcctgccatCACAAGCTTGCGCTTGACActtatagtcaggtttgcattgctagcagaaatcactcGGCCAAGAGcaactttttttgagggggaaaggttattttggcttacagactcgaggggaagctccacgatgccgagggaaacaatggcatgagcagagggtggaaatcactcTCTGGCTAACattaggtggaccatagcaacaggagagtgtaccaaacattggcatggggaaactagctataatacccatatgcctgcccccaacattacactccatccaggaggcgttaactcccaaatctccatcagctggggacctagcattcagaacacctaagtttatggggacacctgaatcaaaccaccacaatactgtaagccacaataaaccctttgCTGCCATCAGCtccttttggttggatgttttgtcccagcaaaagagaaggtaactacaaaacacacacgcacacacacgcacacacacacacacacacacacacacaaatgcacaaagaggagagagaattaatACAAGTAGTAAATGAGATCAGCAACTCAACCAAAGATCGATATATCAACACCAACTTTATTTTCTATACTAATAGTGAACAATATGAAAACATCATTAAGAACCTGATTCCTCTTAAAATGATGGCAAAATGAatggataagggctggagagatggcttagcagtttaggcacttgcccacaaagcctaacaacctgggcgacctgggtttgattccgcagtacctacatgaagccagatgcacacagccacacatgcatctggagttcatttgcagtggctgaaggccctgtcactcccattctctctctctctctctctctctctctctctctctccttgaaaataaataaataaaactattctttAAAACAGTGAGTGAGCAGTACAAAAGATAGACAATGAAAATTGCAAACCATGGCTAAAGGAAATTAAAGACTTAATAAATGGAAAGAATGAACTCAAAAATGTCAGGATGGCAAACCTCAACTTGACCTCCAGACTCAACACAAGGCCCACCAAAGTTCTAGCTGATTGCTTTCTGTTTTTCAGAAATTAACAGACTGATGCTGAAATTCATCTGCAAGATACCCTCAATGACCCAAATATTTCCTCAAAGGCAGAACAAAGTTGGGGTGTTACGTTTCCCAAATTCAGTTTGCTTCAGAAGAACCACAATTTTGCAAAAAGTGCGGGATGGCTGAGAGGACAAACACAGAGCCTGTGGGAAAGAATCCAGTCCCGGAATGAAGGCTGACATTGAGAGTGAGTTGAACATCAACAACCCAACGTGGAAACAGTGGGCATTTCATTAAATGATCCCAGGACAGCTAATTACCCATATCCCAAACAGTGAAGACAGATCTCTGTGATATGAAAAACTCAAAACTGATCAAATGCCTAACAGGCAATAAGTCACAAAACTCTGAGCAGAAAGCCTCTAAGTCTCCAGATGTGGATGGATGGAACCGCATGCGGTGATGTCTTAGGTATGACCCCAAAGCACGAgaagcaaagaagagaaagacGAATTGGACTTCACTGAAAGGAAACACAGCTACATTTCACAGGACTCTCTAAAGGCAGTgaacatgagccaggcatggaggtgccgCCTGTACTCGGGGTTAGGCCATCTTGAAAGCTGAAGATGGGGTCACAAGAACAAGACTAGCCTGGGAGATTTCCGGAAGGGCTGTCTCAAAGCAAACTTCAGAAAAGGGGCTACAGTACAGCTCAGGATACTGGCAAAGTGCTTGTCTATCATGTGTGGGGCCTGGGGTCCAATTCCCAGCATGCAAGGaagggagcaagggagggagggaaggaaagaaggaagggatagaaagaggaagggaatgagagaggagggaggacagaaagaaaatacGGCAAAAGAGGAGGCCATATCTGTAAATTATGCACCAGAAAGGATTATCTTATCATAAATACAAAAAGAACTCATACAAGTCAACAATAAAAGTACAAAGAGcatatttaaaatgttgaaagacatgaatggaCAGTATTCCGAAGATGATACGTAACTGACCCAaaaacacatgcaaacatgttCACCAGCAGCCGCCAGGGAAAGGCCAGCCAATCCCACAATGAGTCACTTCCCCTCCGTGAAGGGCTATGATCACAAAGATGGACAGCAAAATGTGTTGTCCAGGACACAGGAATCATAACTCTACTGTAGTCCTGGCAGGGACAGAAAACGTGGTAGGTTGAATGGACGAtctccaatagattcagtttattaaaacttgtagcATATTAGATTTCCAGCTGCCGGGCTGGAGGAGATGCCACTGCGGGCAGATCCCAAGGTCCATgcctaagatgtgtttggggaaagatctgaattccagcccaaggtgTGCAGAGcaatctgagctctgcct containing:
- the LOC101616740 gene encoding LOW QUALITY PROTEIN: 40S ribosomal protein S2 (The sequence of the model RefSeq protein was modified relative to this genomic sequence to represent the inferred CDS: inserted 1 base in 1 codon; deleted 1 base in 1 codon; substituted 1 base at 1 genomic stop codon) — protein: MHRPHERRVSGPRRTHSEEWLKWDRTGQLQPPSPGLTPGHAGKCSSSRLPEAGADRGPGKPQWFVKGSQSPGRGGSWTWPWLELRPPGSWRQSRRQEWIPVTKLGCLVRDMKIKXLEEIYLFSLPIKESKMINFLGVPLKDEVLKIRPVQKQTRAGXLTRFKAFVAIGDYNGHVGLGVKCSKAVATAIRGAIILAKLSIVPVWRGYWGNKVGKPHTVPCKVTGHCGSVLVRLIPAPRGTGIVSAPVPKKLLMAGIDDCYTLARSCTATLGNVAKTYLTPDLWKETVFTKSPYQEFTDRLVKTHTRVSMQRTQAPAVATT